In a genomic window of Melopsittacus undulatus isolate bMelUnd1 chromosome 1, bMelUnd1.mat.Z, whole genome shotgun sequence:
- the RHEB gene encoding GTP-binding protein Rheb encodes MPPSKSRKIAILGYRSVGKSSLTIQFVEGQFVDSYDPTIENTFTKLITVNGQEYHLQLVDTAGQDEYSIFPQTYSIDINGYILVYSVTSIKSFEVIKVIHGKLLDMVGKVQIPIMLVGNKKDLHMERVISYEEGKALAESWNAAFLESSAKENQTAVDVFKRIILEAEKIDGAASQGKSSCSVM; translated from the exons GAAAATCTTCACTGACGATTCAGTTTGTGGAAGGACAGTTTGTTGATTCGTATGATCCAACTATAGAGAACA CTTTTACAAAACTGATCACAGTAAATGGCCAAGAATATCATCTTCAGCTGGTTGACACTGCTGGGCAA GATGAATACTCCATATTTCCTCAGACGTACTCCATAGACATCAATGGCTACATTCTTGTTTATTCAGTCACGTCAATAAAAAG ttttgaaGTGATAAAAGTTATCCATGGCAAGTTATTGGATATGGTGGGAAAAGTCCA AATACCTATTATGCTggttggaaataaaaaagaccTGCATATGGAACG GGTGATCAGCTATGAAGAAGGGAAAGCTTTAGCAGAATCTTGGAATGCAGCTTTCTTGGAATCTTCTGCTAAAGAAAATCAG ACTGCCGTGGATGTTTTTAAGAGGATAATTTTGGAGGCAGAAAAAATCGATGGGGCAGCTTCACAAGGGAAATCTTCATGCTCAGTAATGTAA